A genomic stretch from Larimichthys crocea isolate SSNF chromosome XXII, L_crocea_2.0, whole genome shotgun sequence includes:
- the LOC104919744 gene encoding ribonucleoside-diphosphate reductase large subunit gives MHVIKRDGRQEGVTFDKITSRIQKLCYGLNSDFVDPAQITMKVIQGLYSGVTTVELDTLAAETAATLTTKHPDYALLAARIAVSNLHKETKKVFSDVMKDLYDYVNPLNKRHSPMISKETLDIVIENKARLNSAIIYDRDFSYNFFGFKTLERSYLLKIDGKVAERPQHMLMRVAVGIHKRDIEAAIETYNLLSEKWFTHASPTLFNAGTNKPQLSSCFLLTMKDDSIDGIYDTLKQCALISKSAGGIGLAVSCIRSTGSYIAGTNGTSNGLVPMLRVYNNTARYVDQGGNKRPGAFAVYLEPWHFDVFDFLELKKNTGKEEQRARDLFFALWIPDLFMKRVESNQDWSLMCPGECPGLEECWGEEFEELYTRYEKEGRAKRVVKAQQLWYAIIESQTETGTPYMLYKDACNGKSNQQNLGTIKSSNLCTEIVEYTSKDEVAVCNLASIALNMYVTPERSYDFKKLASVTKVIVKNLNKIIDINYYPVPEAERSNMRHRPIGIGVQGLADAFILMRYPFESQEAQLLNIQIFETIYHAALEASCELAAELGPYETYAGSPVSKGSLQYDMWGKTPTDLWDWAALKEKIAKHGVRNSLLLAPMPTASTAQILGNNESIEPYTSNIYTRRVLSGEFQIVNPHLLKDLTERGLWSDEMKNQLIAQNGSIQDIEEIPDDLKQLYKTVWEISQKTVLKMAADRGAYIDQSQSLNIHIAEPNYGKLTSMHFYGWKLGLKTGMYYLRTKPAANPIQFTLNKEKLKEAPSTKSEEETKELNTAAMVCSLANKDECLMCGS, from the exons ATGCATGTCATTAAGAGAG atGGACGCCAGGAGGGAGTTACTTTTGATAAAATCACAAGTCGCATCCAGAAGCTTTGCTATGGACTCAATTCTGACTTTGTGGACCCT GCTCAGATTACGATGAAGGTGATCCAGGGTCTGTACAGTGGAGTCACCACAGTAGAGCTGGACACTCTGGCAGCAGAGACCGCCGCCACTCTAACCACCAAACATCCCGACTACGCACTCCTCGCCGCACGAATCGCTGTGTCTAACTTGCACAAAGAGACCAAGAAAGTGTTCAGTG ATGTGATGAAGGACCTGTACGACTACGTGAACCCGTTAAACAAACGTCACTCCCCGATGATCTCCAAGGAGACGCTCGACATTGTCATTGAAAACAAAGCT CGCCTCAACTCTGCCATCATTTACGACAGGGACTTCTCTTACAACTTCTTTGGCTTCAag ACTCTTGAGCGGTCGTATTTGTTAAAGATTGATGGCAAAG TTGCTGAGAGGCCCCAGCACATGCTAATGAGAGTGGCAGTGGGAATTCATAAAAGAGACATCGAAGCAGCCATTGAGACCTACAACCTGCTGTCAGAGAAGTGGTTCACCCACGCTTCACCTACTCTGTTCAATGCTGGCACCAACAAGCCACAGCTGTCCAG ttgtttcTTGCTGACCATGAAGGACGACAGCATCGATGGTATTTACGACACACTGAAGCAGTGTGCCCTCATCTCCAAATCAGCTGGAGGTATCGGACTGGCGGTTAGCTGTATCAGATCGACCGGCAGTTATATTGCTGGG acgAATGGCACCTCCAATGGGCTGGTTCCCATGCTTCGGGTGTACAATAACACAGCACGTTACGTTGACCAGGGCGGCAACAAG AGACCCGGGGCCTTCGCCGTGTACCTGGAGCCGTGGcattttgatgtgtttgactTCTTAGAATTAAAGAAGAACACCGGTAAAGAGGAGCAAAGGGCCAGAGACTTGTTCTTCGCCTTGTGGATCCCAGACCTCTTTATGAAGCGAGTGGAAAGCAATCAG GACTGGTCTCTAATGTGTCCCGGTGAATGTCCCGGGTTAGAGGAGTGCTGGGGAGAGGAGTTTGAGGAGCTCTACACTCG GTATGAGAAGGAGGGCAGGGCCAAGCGTGTGGTGAAGGCTCAGCAGCTGTGGTATGCCATCATCGAGTCTCAGACGGAAACGGGAACCCCGTACATGCTTTACAAGGATGCCTGCAATGGGAAGAGCAACCAGCAGAACCTGGGCACCATCAAATCCAGCAACCTGTGCACAGAGATCGTAGAGTACACGAGCAAAGACGAG GTTGCAGTTTGTAACCTGGCATCCATCGCCCTGAACATGTACGTCACCCCAGAGAGGAGCTATGACTTCAAAAAGCTTGCATCTGTCACCAAAGTTATCGTGAAGAACCTCAACAAGATTATTGACATCAACTACTACCCAGTGCCCGAG GCTGAAAGGTCAAACATGCGCCACAGGCCGATTGGAATTGGTGTCCAGGGCCTGGCCGATGCCTTCATCCTGATGCGTTATCCATTTGAAAGCCAAGAAGCCCAGCTGCTCAACATTCAGATCTTTGAGACCATCTATCACGCCGCCCTGGAGGCCAGCTGTGAGCTGGCAGCGGAGCTCGGCCCTTACGAAACCTACGCCGGCTCTCCCGTCAGCAAGGGG AGCCTTCAGTATGACATGTGGGGTAAAACCCCGACAGATTTATGGGATTGGGCAGCGCTGAAGGAGAAAATTGCCAA GCATGGTGTGAGGAACAGCCTGCTCTTGGCCCCCATGCCCACAGCTTCCACTGCACAGATCCTGGGCAACAACGAGTCCATTGAGCCCTACACCAGCAACATCTACACCCGCAGGGTGCTCTCAGGAGAGTTTCAG aTTGTGAATCCTCATCTGCTGAAGGACCTCACAGAAAGAGGACTGTGGAGCGATGAGATGAAGAACCAGTTGATTGCTCAGAACGGGTCCATCCAG GATATCGAGGAGATCCCTGACGATCTGAAGCAGCTCTATAAAACTGTCTGGGAAATCTCCCAGAAGACCGTCCTCAAGATGGCAGCAGATCGTGGTGCCTACATTGACCAGAGCCAGTCCTTAAACATCCACATCGCTGAGCCGAACTACGGCAAACTGACCAGCATGCACTTCTACGGCTGGAAGTTG gGCCTGAAAACCGGCATGTACTACCTGAGGACAAAGCCTGCTGCTAATCCCATCCAGTTCACCCTGAACAAGGAGAAATTAAAGGAGGCGCCGTCAACCAAGAGCGAGGAGGAGACCAAAGAGCTCAACACCGCTGCCATGGTCTGCTCTTTAGCCAACAAAGACGAGTGTCTGATGTGTGGCTCTTAA